The proteins below come from a single Xenopus tropicalis strain Nigerian chromosome 9, UCB_Xtro_10.0, whole genome shotgun sequence genomic window:
- the LOC100488817 gene encoding oocyte zinc finger protein XlCOF7.1-like isoform X1 — MKAPPSHKEPMGMWEEASDPVMGKKDKNEERKERILNLTLEIIYLLTGEGYVIPKKKSPTVGLGALHAPGSVIQKENDKKILELISNIIQLLTGEVAIRCEDVSIYFSLEEWEYIKGNKALYREGIKEEEEEPQQLRPLACEYKDGSDVTAHTEATLCCNNDGNLTNPDVSPAEQPPPANGIKEEAASWEGGNQSDCSINPLTEQIQGTDTPTPIMGSSLDSSSAVNYASNDVKEELIFSWEGGNQSDCSINPLTEQIQGINTPTLIMGCSQNTDDENSHQSPQKSHITKNTLRRKYSCNESQKHFSNKRDFHKHQRTHKREKLFPCSDCGKCFSNRSQLNRHQRTHTGEKPFSCCECGKCFSSKYHLDRHQRTHTGEKPFSCVECGKCFSNYSELDRHQMTHTGKKPFSCVECEKCFSNYSELDRHQMTHTGEKPFSCSECGKCFSRQSHLKIHYRTHTGEKPFSCFECGKCFSVESELDRHQRIHTGEKPFSCSECGKCISTQSHLKIHYRTHTGEKPFSCSKCGKCFSTQSHLKIHYRTHTGEKPFSCSECGKCFLDQSNLKIHYRTHTGEKPFSCSECGKCFSRKSHLDRHQSTHTREKPFSHSK, encoded by the exons ATGAAG gcccctccctcccacaaggagccaatgggaatgtgggaggaagcgagtgacccagtgatggggaagaaggataaaaatgaggagcggaaggagagaatcctgaatctcacactggagattatctatctgctgactggagag ggctacgtcatccctaagaagaagagcccaactgtgggtttgggggccctgcatgcccctggctccgtcatacagaaggaaaatgacaagaagatcctggaactcatctccaacatcatccagctgctgactggagag gttgccataaggtgtgaggatgtttccatctatttttccttggaggagtgggagtatataaaaggaaacaaggccctttacagggaagggataaaggaggaggaggaggagccccagcagctccgcccactgg cctgtgagtataaagatgggagcgatgttacagcacatacggaagcaactttatgttgtaataatgatgggaatctcacaaaccctgatgtttctccagcggaacagcccccaccggccaatgggattaaagaggaggcggcttcatgggaagggggaaaccaatcagattgcagcattaatccccttacagaacagatacagggaacagacacacctactcctatcatggggagcAGCCTAGATAGCAGCTCGGCAGTTAATTATGCATCAAATGATGTGAAGGAGGAGTTAATTttttcatgggaagggggaaaccaatcagattgcagcattaatccccttacagaacagatacagggaataAACACACCTACTcttatcatggggtgcagccagAATACTGATGATGAAAATTCCCACCAATCTCCACAAAAATCTCacataacaaaaaatacattacgtaggaaatacagctgcaatgagaGTCAGAAACATTTTAGTAATAAGAGAGACTTTCATAAACACCAGAGAACCCACAAAAGAGAGAAACTTTTTCCTTGTTctgattgtgggaaatgtttttcaaaccgatCTCAACTcaatcgtcatcaaaggactcacacaggggagaaaccattttcttgttgtgaatgtgggaaatgtttttcaagcaAATATCATCTtgatcgtcatcaaaggactcacacaggggagaaaccattttcttgtgttgaatgtgggaaatgtttttcaaactatTCTGAGCTTGATCGTCATCAAATGACTCACACAGggaagaaaccattttcttgtgttgaatgtgagaaatgtttttcaaactatTCTGAGCTTGATCGTCATCAaatgactcacacaggggagaaaccattttcttgttctgaatgtgggaaatgtttttcacggcaatcccaccttaaaattcattatagaacccacacaggggaaaaaccattttcttgttttgaatgtgggaaatgtttttcagttgAATCTGAGCTTGATCGTCATCAAAGGATTcatacgggggagaaaccattttcatgttctgaatgtgggaaatgtatTTCAACACAATCCcaccttaaaattcattatagaacccacacaggggagaaaccattttcatgttctaaatgtgggaaatgtttttcaacacaatcccaccttaaaattcattatagaacccacacaggggagaaaccattttcatgttctgaatgtgggaaatgttttttagacCAATCCAACCtgaaaattcattatagaacccacaccggggagaaaccattttcttgttctgaatgtgggaaatgtttttcaagaaAATCTCATCTAGATCGTCATCAAAGTACTCACACAAGGGAAAAGCCATTTTCTCATTCTAAATGA